A portion of the Carya illinoinensis cultivar Pawnee chromosome 11, C.illinoinensisPawnee_v1, whole genome shotgun sequence genome contains these proteins:
- the LOC122281915 gene encoding probable membrane-associated kinase regulator 2: MEAFSLLKYWRGAGGINSGGGGGGDSLRAAGTTTIVTAVAQSSAGETDEDDDDDGPFFDLEFAVPDEEDDVEDGDENESGEREGTNRENESEEDDDEFDGGGDVDGEGEFNFTLSSGSSIDRTDQNLSLSPSDDLFFKGRLVPIEPSSLVFNTSEPNSKPPQFPVSLLKSATKFRVSMLGLKKPKPSGNDAPKSETNEPVAAAPKPQPKKQNKEQPQQQQSKSLTVKFKVEEVPIVSLFTRDSSRSASAGNKAQKQNNVEESVSEEKRFSKEVMQKYLRKVKPLYFRVSKRYGEKLRLSGQLSLGAGAGAGAKPGPPSSKADQKPAPVKSDAEKAVAEPAASDQGLVNNVKMSQKLGNIPTGLRVVCKHLGKSRSASSSAVAAVPTAPVSSRRRDDSLLQQQDGIQGAILHCKRSFNASRDSESSLLSRSVSDPSSDKSSELAMKSSVEGKDVHSDQSP; the protein is encoded by the exons ATGGAAGCTTTTAGCTTGCTCAAGTATTGGAGAGGCGCCGGTGGCATCAACAGTGGCGGCGGAGGTGGCGGAGATTCTTTACGCGCCGCCGGCACTACCACTATAGTCACTGCCGTTGCTCAAAGTAGTGCCGGGGAGACCGACgaagacgacgacgacgacggaCCTTTTTTCGACTTAGAGTTCGCTGTTCCTGACGAAGAAGACGATGTGGAAGATGGGGACGAAAACGAAAGCGGAGAACGAGAAGGAACCAACCGTGAGAACGAGAGCGAAGAAGACGACGACGAGTTTGATGGCGGTGGGGACGTCGACGGTGAGGGAGAATTCAACTTCACGCTTTCCTCTGGGTCCAGCATTGACCGTACGGATCAGAATCTGTCGCTCTCTCCTTCTGATGATCTGTTCTTCAAGGGAAGGCTCGTGCCCATCGAGCCTTCTTCGCTCGTGTTTAACACCTCCGAACCCAATTCCAAGCCGCCCCAGTTCCCTGTCTCATTGTTGAAATCTGCCACGAAATTCCGAGTCTCCATGTTGGGCCTCAAGAAGCCTAAACCGAGTGGAAATGATGCCCCGAAATCAGAGACAAATGAGCCTGTTGCCGCTGCTCCCAAACCACAGCCCAAAAAACAGAACAAGGAACAGCCACAACAGCAGCAGAGTAAGTCTCTAACTGTGAAGTTCAAGGTGGAGGAGGTACCCATAGTATCCCTGTTCACCAGAGACAGTTCGAGAAGCGCTTCAGCTGGTAACAAGGCGCAGAAGCAGAACAACGTGGAAGAGTCGGTTTCTGAAGAGAAGCGCTTCTCAAAGGAGGTAATGCAAAAGTACTTGAGAAAGGTAAAGCCTCTTTATTTCCGGGTTTCCAAAAGGTACGGCGAGAAGCTGAGGCTTTCCGGGCAGTTAAGCCTAGGTGCCGGTGCCGGTGCCGGTGCCAAGCCTGGACCTCCGTCTTCCAAGGCGGATCAGAAACCAGCTCCAGTGAAATCGGACGCCGAGAAGGCTGTAGCGGAGCCGGCGGCTTCTGATCAAGGTCTAGTTAACAATGTTAAGATGAGTCAGAAGCTGGGCAATATTCCGACGGGGCTGAGAGTGGTGTGCAAGCATTTGGGTAAGAGCCGGTCGGCTTCGTCGTCTGCGGTAGCGGCGGTGCCAACGGCACCCGTGTCGTCGAGACGAAGAGATGATTCGCTGTTGCAGCAACAGGATGGGATCCAGGGTGCCATTCTGCATTGCAAAAGGTCCTTCAATGCCTCCAGAG ATTCGGAATCTTCTCTGCTATCCCGTTCCGTAAGCGACCCGTCTAGCGACAAATCTTCAGAATTGGCCATGAAGTCATCGGTTGAAGGGAAAgatgtacactccgatcaatcTCCTTGA